A stretch of Gallus gallus isolate bGalGal1 chromosome 2, bGalGal1.mat.broiler.GRCg7b, whole genome shotgun sequence DNA encodes these proteins:
- the LOC121113073 gene encoding translation initiation factor IF-2-like: MKGQRRRRALRVRVREDGSGEVDAEPRPPGPSLAARRGAVRRGPAGCWLTAGAVLPPQQETREIKSITAALLPHNNDPPPPLPPPEKKRGGTRPPASSAGSAAILGARGQGEGRGEGPPSPRLTLAGGRATAAAPRRKTPPSPPRRRRRRGAGAGRGAAVRGRTPPGARAGAAGRGGRPCGGARPLGAALRAGRPKHVGLTHAPHTVCLAEAEGERAAPSGSS; encoded by the coding sequence ATGaaagggcagaggaggaggagggcgcTGCGTGTCCGTGTGCGGGAGGACGGGAGCGGCGAGGTGGACGCGGAGCCCCGGCCGCCGGGGCCGTCTCTCGCTGCCCGGCGCGGCGCGGTGCGGCGCGGCCCTGCCGGGTGCTGGCTGACGGCGGGCGCTGTGCTGCCGCCTCAGCAAGAGACCCGGGAGATCAAGTCCATCACCGCTGCCCTCCTCCCACACAACAATGatccgccgccgccgctgccgccgccggaaaaaaaaagaggagggacGCGGCCGCCAGCCTCTTCTGCGGGCAGCGCTGCCATCCTCGGGGCGCGGGGGCAAGGGGAAGGGCGCGGAGAGGGCCCCCCCTCGCCCCGCCTGACGCTCGCCGGCGGCAGGGCGACGGCCGCAGCGCCGCGGAGGAAAACAccgccctcccctccccgccgccgccgccgccgcggggccggCGCAGGCCGCGGGGCCGCGGTGCGGGGCCGAACGCCGCCGGGGGCccgggccggggcggcggggcgaggcggaCGGCCGTGCGGTGGGGCCCGGCCGCTCGGCGCCGCTCTCCGCGCCGGGCGCCCGAAACACGTGGGTTTGACACACGCACCGCACACGGTCTGCCTGGCGGAGGCGGAGGGGGAAAGAGCGGCACCGAGCGGCTCCTCCTGA